The Oryza glaberrima chromosome 5, OglaRS2, whole genome shotgun sequence DNA segment TGCACTCTCTATGAATCTTTGATCCACTGTTGAAGCAAGGGATTTGGACAATATTTAAAGTGCCTGTCAGTCCATGATGGAGACGGGCATGCATGATAGAACCGAATTAATTTGGGGTTAAATAAATGACTAAGCAGAGAGAAGATGGTTAATCATAGAATTGTTTTTGTTTAGGTTCAGGGTCCCTCTCCTGTCCTGCAGCTTTGCTTCAGGAATGCGCGGAGATTTCGGACAGCTACCTAATTGGTCACTAACTGCTAATCTTTCATCCACTAACGCTGGCGGCCGCTAATCTACGGTGCATGCATAAAAAATCTTTTATAATCTTATAATCCCATTGCTTAATGACGCATGGGTAAGATTAAGCATCAACAAACAGAATCGCTATTAAGCTTGCTAATCATGATGCAGTCACATATTGTCCATTTAGGCCGAAGGCCCGTTAATCCGAAGGCCCAACTAATAAGCACTTAAGCCTATGTAAGCCGACTAGGCCCATAAAGAGCAGTACTTCTCCAGTACAAAGGGGATAAGACAGAACTACCCTCACGACACTTTGTTGGTAACCAGAATTTTGGCCGTAATTAGCGCAAACTGTTAGGCCCAAATGCGTCATTTCGTAAATAAAAGGAAATAATTAGTGAGGCCGTGCTCTGAAAATGGAATTAATTTAGTGTATGACCGTACCGTATAGCAGAGCAGCAGCCTCCGGGCAGACGAGAGCCAAAGGCTTTGCTcttggcggctagggttttgtgTGCCAAACCCTAATCCCCTTCCTTGCATCAATCTCATGGCGGCGATTTCGTCGGGGATGGTGGCTTGAAAGGTCTGTGTGTTCTTGTTTGGGATTGAGGAATAGAGAGGAGCTAAGTGGTGTGGCGGCGCGGAGAAATGGGGTCCAAGAACCAGTTCGAtctcctcgtcgacgtcgacaACGATGACCCCTCCcacctcatcgccgccgccgagaagaaggctgcggcggcggccgcgtcgcccAAGCTCGCCTCATCGCCGGCGCCCGCTCCGGCCAAGCTGCCCACCAAGCCCGCGCCACCCGCGCAAGCCGGTGAGTATGACACGCTTCTCACTTCTCAGTGCTCTCTATTCGATTCGATTACCGTACGCATATTGATGGAGAAATTACCGGATTGTTGGATCCATGGCTGTTTTTCCGTTGGGCGCaaagatttgatttgattttttatgtatatatctaCAGTAAGGGAAGCGAGGAACTACGGTGCTCCACGCGATGGGGCTGGCCGTGGTGGCCCAGGGCGtggaagaggcggcggccgaggaggcaGGGGCGGTCCGAGGCGAGATTTCGGTGAGGGTGATGCCAACGGCTTTGAGGGTggctatggtggtggtggtgggtttggTGATGGTGGATTGGCTCGCGGTGAAGACGGTGAGGGGAGACAGGCAGAGAGGGGCCGTGGGCCACGCCAGCCCTACCGTGGAGGTGGTCGCCGCGGTGGCTATAGTGATGGGCAGAGTGGAGACGACTATGGACGTCCGCGCAGGGCGTATGAGCGCCACAGCGGCACTGGCCGTGGCTATGAGTTGAAGCGTGAGGGGTCTGGCCGCGGCAATTGGGGAACTGTCACCGATGAAGGCCTTGCACAGTTAAGATTGGTCCTTTGCAATTTGGTTTGCGATTGTTGGCTTATTTTGTAGATGTGATTGATTGATCCGACGATTGAATATAACTCTTCTATATGGTTGATTAGGGAAGTTGCGGAGGCTGTTAACACTGAGGAGGCTCCTGCAACTGCAGAGGATGAGAAGAAACCTGAAGATGTGCCACAGTCTGAGGTTGACAAGGACAAGGAGAGTCCAGagaatgaagaagaagaaaaagaacctGAGGATAAGGTATATTTCTGATCTGTGCTTTAATACcttaatgcatgtgtgcacATTTGGTACTGTTTAGGAGGTGATGATAACTCTTTCTGGGCATAGGGCATGGTAAACATACAGTTTTGGGTAGTACATTCTGGTGTCtttgaatggtcaaacatgtggaTGCATTTTAAGCACAACGGGTACATATAGTTTTGGTTTTTGATTTCGTCAGAAACTAGCTACAGGTCATTCGTTTAGTGTGGGAAAACATGTCATCTGTACTATTCTAAGCAATGTAGTTCAATCATTCAACTGGTTTACATGTGGGTTAAATTTGCCTTTTTGAGAACTGCATTATGTTCTCCAGTTTTTGCAGGCTCTTCTTGCTTTCAGTTTTGTGCTTTTGCTCATTTCTAGCCAATGCAATATAATTATGTCAGAATGTATCGCGTTACTGCTTAGTTAATTTGCTTTTGATACTCATGTTACAAAATAGCCAGGACTTCGGTAAGATGATGTTTAAGTTGACTGATGGGAAGGTTTTATATATTCTGTGAGTAGTCTGCCACACTCAAAAGTGGTGGATGACTTGTGCCCACTTTAAATACAGAAATATAAAGTTTGCAATTTTGCTTGCATCAGTTGGAACTAGAAGCTGCTGTATATATTGATTTTCTGCATAATTCAATATCATTACCTGAAGTTTctgttgtttaattttttttcccttctgtATTGAATGCTATCTCCTATCTGCTATGTAGTAGATCTTTTGGGTATCCATAATATTATTTGGGCCtttcccgttcttttctccatgGTGAACGTTCAGCTATGGCACCTTCCATTTGTTGATCAAATTCTCTTGGTCATTCAGGCGTTCTTGTGTTGGTTCTAGTACATGTTTGGATATTCCTATTATCCCTACTGTCCTAACAGTTGCCTGTTATATAGCATGTGTTTGCTCATTCTGGTGTTTCTACTGTCTCATTTCTCTGCCTATTAAAGGGTTTTCTAAGTAATTGCTTGAAGTTAGCACTCCGTGCAATTCAAGTAGCAATTCGTTTGATAGTGAAATAACAATTTTCTACCACCATTTCACAGGAGATGACTTTGGAGGAATATGAGAAAGTGCTGGAGGAGAAGCGGAAAGCTTTGCTTGCACTGAAGGCTGAGGAGAGGAAAGTTGAAGTCGACAAGGAGTTGCAGGCCATGCAACAGCTCTCTGTCAAAAAGGCTAATGAGGAAGTGTTTATCAAGCTGGTAAGTTGTATGCTTGGTGTTATGTCCTCTGAACATGTTTCAGTACATGTCTATTTCCGCTCAACTTTTATTATTATCAGGGCTCTGACAAGGacttgaaaaagaaagaaaaggatgaAAAGGATGAACGTACCAAGAAggtatttcatttttttggctCATTAATCATAAGCCTACACTGGCTGTTCTGGCTCACAATATTGACTTGTCTTTGTCCTTCTCCTGTTTGGTCCATTCTTGGTGAAGTCCCTGAGCATCAATGAATTCTTGAAGCCGGCTGAAGGAGAGAGGTACTACAACCCTGGCCGTGGTCGTGGCCGTGGCAGGGGTCGTGGTGATCGTGGGGGTTTCTATGGTGGTTACAATGGCAACGGTGGTCGCAGACAGGCTGCCGCTCCGGTGATCGAAGATCAGGCCCAGTTCCCCTCGCTAGGTGGGAAATGAAACGAACGCTCGGATCTAGCGGCTCGGTTGTCTTGTTGGTTCACCTGAAAACTGTGTCGTCGAGTTGAGTACTGTGTTGTTATGTCGCCCCTCCCAGATAGGAGTGTTGTGTTTATCGCCTGTGTCTGTATCCCCGTGCATATCCGAGGTGCACCCATCCATCACCATTGCTGTGTTTGTCAGACATAGTAGCTCATGTGCTGCTTCTATTTTCCGACAGGAGTGGACAGTGTATGCCATGTTTCTGATGAGTAGTCGTGTGTGCGTTGGTTCAGAGATTTTGCTCAGCTGAGAATGGATCCCATGGTTTATTGAAGAGGCTAATCTGAAACCTGTCACCTGTGGTGCTGTAAGGTTGATTTTGTCAGATGTGGTTGTAGAGGAACAGTTTATCCATGTGTGAATTGAATGCACATCCAGCCCACTACTGGTTGTACTTCTCTTGTCCGGTCCAGCCCAGAAGCTCATTGTGGGCCGAAATGAGGACGAGCTCATCGAAGTATGAATCTCCAAGCTAATCATCAAATGGACTCGAAGGGAATTTGATTTATTCTGAAAGAAAATTTACACCTGGTGAAAAAAGTTGAGCAGAAAATCGAAGGGAAAGAAAAGGACACGGTGTGAGTTACTGTGCAGATCCAAGGAATGGTCAAAAGCAAAGGAATCatcttttgtgtgtgtgtgcaggcATGATTGATTGGCAGAATGGCAGCTAGTGGCAGCGTCTCGTTCCGACCGAGGCCACCACACCACTGTCACTGCACGCAATTACTTGCGCCACAGCTTCTTCATCTTGCAGTTGCTGTACTGTAAAAACCAACAGTATCCCACAGTCCCTGCCGGATTATCGCTGTGGCCACCACTGCTTCAGTTTCGCATCGGCCGACGTGACGTGATGGCTCGTTGCTGAATGAACGGATGGATGATTGCTCGCAACGGAGTCTGAAAAGAAGCATCCGGGAGCTGTTCTTGCTGGGCCTCATCAGTCATCAGATATGCTCTCTACTGGATACATGGTGACAAAAACATGAGCATCCTAGCCATAGAACAAGCAATAGCAAACCCAATCTTGTCTGTCTATCTTGTtcccaacacatgagatgaGATTCCAAACAAGCAAAACAATCCCTCCCATAAAACACCCATGGATGGTTTTCCCCCGTTCATGACACAAAACAGGCACTTACAAGCCTAGATAGAGCTCAAGATAATGTAAGCCTACTACTCCTACtgtaccaccaccactactactacTGTACACACACTGCAGGCCTTGAGCAGAGCAGAAAAGAATTGCATCAGTACAGGCTGCACAGAATTGGCTGCATTCTTGTGCAGATGGAGATTCTAGAATCTGTGGGACAAGCTCTGCGTATCTCTATCCCAGGCAATTCTCCTCGCCACATAGGACTGTGGTTTACCATCAACCATGATCTGTGAATCTTGCTGAGCCGGGCTGCTCTGCTGCTCTTGTTGGAGAAGCATTCGCCGGCTCCTGCTCCCAGCTTCACTGCATGGAGCAGAAACGCAACCTGATTCCACCACCATGTCGCCCTCCAGTATGCGTAGAACCTTTTCATACATGCGAGGAGAAACATCATTATTAGTACAGATGTAAATCAAGCTTAGGTGATAGGTACTGAGAAATGTGGAGAAGAATGGTGTGTGGCTAACATGGGACATGCGAGGCCTCGAATGAGGGTCACGCCGTATGCACAGGTTTGCTGCATGCAGCATGCACAGGACCTCATTTTCACTGAACCGGTCCCCTAGCCGTGGGTCGATCAGATCGTCGATCGCGTACTCTTCCAGTAAAGGCCGTGCCTGTTGCAAATGGATCAAAACAGGAATGATTTATCATCAGGAAAAAGTGTGGAACTGTGGATGAGTCAATTCAACAGAGGAAAGTGGAAACTGACAGTCTGGCACTACTGAGGCCATCAGGCTCAAAACATACTTACCATTGTACTATAAGAAAAAGGAGGTTATCAGCGTTTGTCACTTGTCAGAAAAGTAAATATCCAAGCTTAACATAATCTAATGTGATGATATAGCACTAAATAGTGCAATACTAGGTGAACGAACTCACCCATTCAGTGAGGAACTGCTGGCCCTTTGGCCTGTTAATATCAACAGCCTTGCGTCCAGTGACAAGTTCCACTAACACAAC contains these protein-coding regions:
- the LOC127773258 gene encoding RGG repeats nuclear RNA binding protein A-like, encoding MGSKNQFDLLVDVDNDDPSHLIAAAEKKAAAAAASPKLASSPAPAPAKLPTKPAPPAQAVREARNYGAPRDGAGRGGPGRGRGGGRGGRGGPRRDFGEGDANGFEGGYGGGGGFGDGGLARGEDGEGRQAERGRGPRQPYRGGGRRGGYSDGQSGDDYGRPRRAYERHSGTGRGYELKREGSGRGNWGTVTDEGLAQEVAEAVNTEEAPATAEDEKKPEDVPQSEVDKDKESPENEEEEKEPEDKEMTLEEYEKVLEEKRKALLALKAEERKVEVDKELQAMQQLSVKKANEEVFIKLGSDKDLKKKEKDEKDERTKKSLSINEFLKPAEGERYYNPGRGRGRGRGRGDRGGFYGGYNGNGGRRQAAAPVIEDQAQFPSLGGK